A genomic region of Xanthomonas campestris pv. phormiicola contains the following coding sequences:
- the folB gene encoding dihydroneopterin aldolase, with protein MDKVFIEGLEIDALIGIYDWERRIRQTLRFDLEMGFDNRVPAASDDIADTLNYKAVSKRLVELVEQSDYGLVETLAERCAAAVLAEFEVRWLRLKLSKPGAVRGAQAVGVIIERSRDAG; from the coding sequence ATGGATAAAGTTTTCATCGAAGGTCTAGAGATCGACGCGCTGATCGGCATCTACGATTGGGAGCGGCGGATCCGGCAGACCTTGCGCTTCGATCTGGAGATGGGCTTCGACAACCGCGTGCCGGCGGCCAGCGACGACATCGCCGATACGCTCAACTACAAAGCGGTCAGCAAGCGTCTGGTGGAGCTGGTCGAGCAGTCCGACTACGGCCTGGTGGAAACGCTGGCCGAGCGCTGTGCGGCCGCGGTGCTGGCCGAGTTCGAGGTGCGCTGGCTGCGGCTGAAGCTGAGCAAGCCGGGCGCGGTGCGCGGTGCGCAGGCGGTGGGCGTGATCATCGAGCGCAGCCGCGACGCCGGCTGA
- the tsaD gene encoding tRNA (adenosine(37)-N6)-threonylcarbamoyltransferase complex transferase subunit TsaD — translation MRVLGIESSCDETGVAVYDTALSGAAALRAHGLYSQIALHAEYGGVVPELASRDHVRKLLPLIRQTLAEAGLQVRDIDGVAYTAGPGLVGALLVGAGVARALAWALEVPAIGVHHMEGHLLAPLMEDPDPVHGVPAPPFVALLVSGGHTQLIAVEAIGRYRLLGETLDDAAGEAFDKTAKMMGLPYPGGPQLAALAAQGTPGRFRFARPMTDRPGLDFSFSGLKTQVLLAWRGSDQSESTRADIARGFEDAVVETLAIKCERALQAAGSGTIVVAGGVGANVRLRAKLQAMAQARGGRACFPRPALCTDNGAMIAFAGALRLQAGQSSDAAVRVTPRWDMASLPPLAAAAGESGMGNRES, via the coding sequence ATGAGAGTCCTCGGCATCGAATCCAGCTGCGACGAAACCGGCGTCGCCGTCTACGACACCGCCCTATCCGGCGCCGCCGCGCTGCGCGCGCACGGGCTGTACAGCCAGATCGCGCTGCACGCCGAATACGGTGGCGTGGTGCCGGAACTGGCCAGCCGCGACCACGTGCGCAAATTGCTGCCGCTGATCCGCCAGACCCTGGCCGAGGCCGGGCTGCAGGTGCGCGACATCGACGGGGTCGCCTATACGGCCGGCCCTGGCCTGGTCGGCGCCTTGCTGGTCGGCGCCGGCGTCGCCCGCGCGCTGGCCTGGGCGCTGGAGGTGCCGGCGATCGGCGTCCACCACATGGAAGGCCACCTGCTGGCGCCGCTGATGGAGGACCCGGACCCGGTGCACGGCGTGCCGGCGCCGCCGTTCGTGGCGCTGCTGGTGTCCGGCGGACACACCCAGCTGATCGCGGTGGAGGCCATCGGCCGGTACCGCCTGCTCGGCGAGACCCTGGACGACGCCGCCGGCGAGGCCTTCGACAAGACCGCCAAGATGATGGGCCTGCCGTATCCGGGCGGCCCGCAGCTGGCCGCGCTGGCCGCGCAGGGCACGCCGGGACGGTTCCGCTTCGCGCGGCCGATGACCGACCGGCCCGGGCTGGATTTCAGTTTCTCCGGGCTCAAGACCCAGGTGCTGCTGGCCTGGCGCGGCAGCGACCAGAGCGAGAGCACCCGCGCCGACATCGCCCGCGGCTTCGAGGATGCGGTGGTGGAGACGCTGGCGATCAAGTGCGAGCGCGCGCTGCAGGCGGCCGGCAGCGGCACCATCGTGGTTGCCGGCGGCGTCGGCGCCAACGTGCGCCTGCGCGCCAAGCTGCAGGCGATGGCGCAGGCGCGCGGCGGCCGCGCCTGTTTCCCGCGCCCGGCGCTGTGCACCGACAACGGCGCGATGATCGCCTTCGCCGGCGCGCTGCGCCTGCAGGCCGGCCAGTCCAGCGACGCGGCGGTGCGGGTGACGCCGCGGTGGGACATGGCTTCGCTGCCGCCGTTGGCGGCGGCAGCGGGGGAATCGGGAATGGGGAATCGGGAATCGTAA
- a CDS encoding circularly permuted type 2 ATP-grasp protein, with protein MDWSKYRTATYDELIQADGQPRPAARRVIEYLSSLSGRELSERQLAADVAARVMGITFTVYSDGRNVDRTLPFDLIPRVIPLREWQRTEAGLKQRMRALNLFIGDVYGAQRIVKDKVFPAMLLEHSVNFRPQCVGITPALGVWAHICGSDLVRDADGTLYALEDNLRIPSGVSYMLENRMVAKRVFPELFETSAILPVDEYPAQLYDTLAALSPRPGDQPVIALLTPGIFNSAYFEHAYLAQAMGIELVEGDDLFVADDDCTYMRTIYGPRRVDVIYRRVDDLFIDPEVFHPDSVLGVPGLIRSWRAGKVALANAPGAGVADDKVVFAYVPKMIRYYLDEEPILPNVPSYLCHDDKDRKYVLEHLDELVVKPANESGGYGMLIGPRSTKRQREEFRKLIQADPRNYMAQPTLGLSTAPIVTEVGPSARHLDLRPFILSREDVYVTTGGLTRVAMEEGSLVVNSSQGGGAKDTWVVDLDEETD; from the coding sequence ATGGACTGGAGCAAGTACCGCACGGCCACCTACGACGAGCTGATCCAGGCAGATGGTCAGCCGCGTCCCGCCGCCCGCCGGGTCATCGAATACCTGTCCAGCCTGTCCGGCCGCGAATTGTCCGAGCGCCAGCTCGCCGCCGATGTCGCCGCGCGGGTCATGGGCATCACCTTCACCGTCTATTCCGATGGCCGCAACGTCGATCGCACGCTGCCGTTCGATCTGATCCCGCGGGTGATCCCGCTGCGCGAATGGCAACGCACCGAAGCCGGGCTGAAGCAGCGCATGCGCGCGCTCAACCTGTTCATCGGCGACGTCTACGGCGCGCAGCGCATCGTCAAGGACAAGGTGTTCCCGGCGATGCTGCTGGAGCACTCGGTGAACTTCCGCCCGCAGTGCGTGGGCATCACCCCGGCGCTGGGCGTGTGGGCGCACATCTGCGGCTCGGACCTGGTGCGCGATGCCGACGGCACGCTGTACGCGCTGGAGGACAACCTGCGCATTCCCAGCGGCGTGTCGTACATGCTGGAAAACCGCATGGTCGCCAAGCGCGTGTTTCCCGAACTGTTCGAGACCAGCGCGATCCTGCCGGTGGACGAATATCCGGCGCAGCTGTACGACACCCTGGCCGCGCTGTCGCCGCGTCCGGGCGACCAGCCGGTGATCGCACTGCTGACCCCCGGCATCTTCAACAGCGCGTATTTCGAGCACGCCTACCTGGCGCAGGCGATGGGCATCGAGCTGGTCGAGGGCGACGACCTGTTCGTCGCCGACGACGACTGCACCTACATGCGCACCATCTACGGGCCGCGCCGGGTCGACGTGATCTATCGCCGGGTCGACGACCTGTTCATCGATCCGGAAGTGTTCCACCCCGATTCGGTGCTCGGCGTGCCCGGGCTGATCCGCAGCTGGCGCGCCGGCAAGGTGGCGCTGGCCAATGCGCCCGGCGCCGGCGTGGCCGACGACAAGGTGGTGTTCGCCTACGTGCCGAAGATGATCCGCTACTACCTGGACGAGGAGCCGATCCTGCCCAACGTGCCCAGCTACCTGTGCCACGACGACAAGGACCGCAAGTACGTGCTCGAGCACCTCGACGAACTGGTGGTGAAGCCGGCCAACGAATCCGGCGGCTACGGCATGCTGATCGGGCCGCGCTCGACCAAGCGCCAGCGCGAGGAGTTCCGCAAGCTGATCCAGGCCGATCCGCGCAACTACATGGCGCAGCCGACGCTGGGCCTGTCCACCGCGCCGATCGTGACCGAGGTCGGCCCGTCGGCGCGGCATCTGGACCTGCGCCCGTTCATCCTGTCGCGCGAGGACGTCTACGTCACCACCGGCGGGCTGACCCGGGTGGCGATGGAAGAGGGCTCGCTGGTGGTCAATTCCTCGCAGGGCGGCGGCGCCAAGGACACCTGGGTGGTGGACCTGGACGAGGAGACGGACTGA